Proteins encoded within one genomic window of Humulus lupulus chromosome 1, drHumLupu1.1, whole genome shotgun sequence:
- the LOC133831508 gene encoding uncharacterized protein LOC133831508, with protein MWSPTLLRHKHNRLVSCPHDRYHFYIWSWVDDCVHRFDSGLGKYDTMYTSDEVWNGIAVQYGTNDYRDLSRLSPTYREGTPPASSEDGGISWSPSSSSGKSSSAMDSDLDAVLFSDEGSGAQKSKRPRIPRRSDRPLKIPRCHEKTPTAQTTTSTTEELIVQVDASGSTAPISLPPTDTQITVGRPPKKPSVSKVQLPTARPHIEEFVLDGAARTQGAVLSSDVLSRVGQSFSGFDADHWDLMHKASDCNTLYDKSIELTAAVAFATLL; from the exons atgtggtcccccaccttactgaGGCATAAGcacaataggttagtctcatgcccacatgatagataccacttctacatatggagttgggtagacgactgtgtccataggtttgatagtgggctcgggaagtatgacaccatgtatacttcggacgaggtgtggaacgggatagctgtccaatacgggaccaatgattatagggacctttcgaggttatcacccacctatagggaaggtactccccctgcttcttctgaagatgggggaatttcatggtccccgagctctagttcggggaagagttcta gtgccatggactccgacctcgacgctgtGCTTTTTAGCGATGAGGGATCCggagctcagaagagtaaacGTCCGAGAATCCCGCGGAGGTCTGACCGACCACTCAAGATCCCCAGATGCCACGAGAAGACCCCAACGGCCCAGACTACTACGAGCACAACCGAGGAACTGAttgtccaggttgatgcgtctggctcAACTGCGCCCATCTCGCTTCCTCCAACCgatactcaaataacagtcggtcggcccccgaagaaaccttctgtctccaaggttcagctgccgacggcccgacctcatattgaggagttcgtgcttgatggcgccgctaggacccaaggggctgtgctcagctcggatgtcctctctcgagtgggtcagagcttttcaggcttcgacgccgaccattgggaccttatgcacaaggcctcggactgcaatactctttatgataagagtatcgaactcactgccgcggtagccttcgcaactctcctttaa